One Clostridium estertheticum DNA segment encodes these proteins:
- a CDS encoding ferritin family protein, which translates to MKCLICGMNINVNNFNVNNEGLLEENESEHIKYCPFCGVSSNYLIPEGEIYKVPAESLDENTIIILDHAMKLEIFNSEFYKAAVKLSHSLAVKETFQALSKIEYMHAIVHQKLGGFKQIPVLVNIDYSKHKSDKSLMDLAESREIHAAMFYEKQGKKVNNSIVKQVFRALSEVERDHIQIARNY; encoded by the coding sequence ATGAAATGTTTGATATGCGGGATGAACATAAATGTAAATAATTTCAATGTAAATAATGAAGGCTTATTAGAAGAAAATGAAAGCGAACATATAAAATATTGCCCGTTTTGTGGTGTTAGTTCTAATTATTTAATACCTGAAGGTGAAATCTATAAAGTTCCAGCTGAAAGTTTAGATGAGAATACTATAATAATATTAGATCATGCTATGAAGCTTGAAATATTTAATTCAGAATTTTATAAGGCCGCAGTAAAGCTTTCTCATAGCTTGGCGGTTAAAGAAACTTTCCAGGCTCTCTCAAAGATTGAATATATGCATGCTATAGTTCACCAAAAGCTAGGAGGTTTCAAACAAATACCTGTACTAGTTAATATAGATTATAGTAAACATAAAAGCGACAAAAGCTTAATGGACCTTGCAGAAAGTAGAGAAATTCATGCTGCTATGTTTTACGAAAAACAGGGAAAAAAAGTAAACAATTCAATTGTGAAACAAGTATTCCGCGCTTTATCTGAGGTTGAACGGGACCATATACAAATTGCTAGAAATTATTAA
- a CDS encoding V-type ATP synthase subunit E, translated as MSNLDNLSAKIIEDASIKAETILKEANDNGKLMVENKIKKAEALKGQMLEKSKIESVTVKQRIISNAQLAVRNENIVAKQKMITKVFVEALEKLLAIKDEEYLELIKRYLLSMSIVGNEEIILPGKYISLVSEEYLSEINIALIALGKIGEIKVSTEDRNIKSGFIIIKNGIEINNTFESLVNSLRDELESEIVKELFN; from the coding sequence ATGTCAAATTTAGACAACTTATCAGCTAAGATAATAGAGGATGCGAGTATTAAAGCAGAGACTATATTGAAAGAAGCTAATGATAATGGAAAACTAATGGTAGAAAATAAAATAAAAAAAGCAGAGGCACTTAAAGGCCAAATGCTAGAAAAAAGTAAAATTGAATCAGTTACAGTTAAACAGAGAATTATATCTAACGCTCAGTTAGCTGTAAGAAATGAAAACATAGTGGCAAAGCAAAAAATGATTACTAAGGTATTTGTAGAAGCGCTAGAAAAGCTTTTAGCCATAAAGGATGAAGAGTATTTAGAACTTATAAAAAGATATCTTTTATCAATGTCAATAGTTGGAAACGAGGAAATAATACTTCCTGGGAAATATATAAGCCTTGTAAGTGAGGAATATTTATCCGAAATAAACATAGCATTGATAGCACTCGGAAAAATAGGCGAAATAAAAGTAAGCACTGAGGACAGGAACATAAAAAGTGGATTTATAATAATTAAAAATGGTATAGAGATTAATAATACTTTTGAAAGTCTAGTTAATTCCTTAAGAGATGAGCTTGAATCAGAAATAGTTAAAGAACTATTCAATTAA
- a CDS encoding zinc dependent phospholipase C family protein: protein MKRKIEATYGKTLKALMITVNPIKKKIMKTHCIVHKFINIQAVEILKNQGYSEVHNFYKSHIKELNNGVTWADQDFKSSNHFYHHYKGTGLYGFSNALTEFQKYYKSALKFVEAGDIRQAVFYFGAACHLIQDATVPQHVNNKLLKSHRNFELWIISKLMSDYSFPILNEIIQEDNIEDYIKNNAFFANKTYNSYANIKIKEEKYNKISVLIVQRAQKTTAGLMLNFYNEIKK, encoded by the coding sequence TTGAAGAGAAAAATTGAAGCTACTTATGGAAAAACATTAAAAGCCTTAATGATAACAGTAAATCCAATTAAAAAGAAGATTATGAAGACCCACTGTATTGTCCATAAATTTATAAATATTCAAGCTGTGGAGATATTAAAAAATCAGGGATATAGTGAAGTTCATAATTTTTACAAATCACATATAAAAGAATTAAACAATGGGGTTACTTGGGCAGATCAAGATTTTAAGAGCTCAAATCATTTTTATCATCACTATAAGGGCACTGGTCTTTATGGATTTTCAAATGCATTAACAGAATTCCAAAAATATTATAAAAGCGCTTTGAAATTTGTGGAGGCAGGAGATATTAGGCAAGCAGTGTTTTATTTTGGGGCAGCTTGCCATTTAATTCAAGATGCTACAGTTCCGCAACACGTGAACAATAAACTCCTAAAAAGTCACAGGAATTTTGAACTTTGGATTATAAGTAAATTAATGAGTGACTATTCTTTCCCTATTTTAAATGAAATAATACAAGAGGATAATATAGAAGACTATATAAAAAACAATGCATTTTTTGCGAATAAAACCTATAATTCTTATGCAAATATAAAAATCAAAGAAGAGAAGTACAATAAGATATCTGTACTCATAGTTCAGAGGGCACAAAAGACCACAGCAGGGCTAATGTTAAATTTTTATAATGAAATTAAGAAATAA
- a CDS encoding B12-binding domain-containing radical SAM protein — translation MKVLLVGINSRFTHSNLAIRYLKAFTKDLNYQCLIREFSINDRVERIVQEIIAEKADIVAFSCYIWNRDYVKQISDLLKLIDNNIKLLYGGPEVSFDSEKYLKDSFADYLIEGEGEETYREFIEYMIARSDLKGIKGLYYKENGEIVYGGKRKLMDLNKLVFPYTINDDLNNKIVYFESSRGCPFNCKYCLSSTIRGVRLMDVERVKVDLKFLIDRKVKLIKFVDRTFNCSDEFAMGIWGYLMSLDTETTFHFEISADILSDKQLKLLEKAPKGRFQFEVGVQTTNNEVLKNINRFVVFEDIKKQVMELNKCGNIKQHLDLIAGLPGEDFESFKKSFNDLYTIEPDEIQLGFLKILKGAPMKDEAEKWGIVHSNYPPYEVLKTKDISYDEIILLKRVEEMVDKYYNSQKFKTILKYFIPKFESVFDFYLCLGTFFYDRGYLSRSISSVDYYKIFIEFNEEKFNEEKLKGENLALKEIVKYDYLKYNKKKWLPDFLLRDVNKEIERAIKDKFLQDNTVQNANNIHVEKFMINILDYIDNNIISEEPHYLIYNINDEDNIVDITSILG, via the coding sequence ATGAAAGTATTATTAGTAGGGATTAATTCCAGATTTACACATAGTAACCTTGCAATTAGGTATTTAAAAGCATTTACTAAAGATTTGAATTATCAGTGTCTTATAAGAGAGTTTTCTATAAATGATAGAGTAGAGCGAATTGTTCAAGAAATTATAGCAGAAAAAGCGGATATTGTGGCTTTTTCTTGTTATATATGGAATCGAGATTATGTTAAGCAGATATCTGATTTACTCAAACTTATAGATAATAATATTAAATTGTTATATGGAGGACCAGAAGTATCTTTTGATAGTGAAAAATATTTAAAAGATAGTTTTGCAGATTACTTAATTGAGGGAGAAGGGGAAGAAACCTACAGAGAATTTATAGAATATATGATAGCGCGTAGTGATCTTAAAGGTATTAAAGGGTTGTACTATAAAGAAAATGGTGAAATAGTGTATGGAGGAAAAAGAAAGCTTATGGATTTAAATAAGCTTGTTTTTCCATATACCATTAATGATGATTTAAATAACAAAATAGTATATTTCGAATCCTCAAGGGGATGTCCCTTTAATTGCAAGTATTGTCTTTCTTCAACTATACGTGGAGTTAGGTTAATGGATGTGGAAAGGGTTAAAGTAGATTTAAAGTTTTTAATAGACAGAAAGGTAAAACTCATAAAATTTGTTGATAGAACTTTTAATTGTAGTGACGAATTCGCTATGGGAATTTGGGGATATTTAATGAGTCTGGATACTGAAACCACTTTTCATTTTGAAATCTCAGCGGATATATTAAGTGATAAGCAACTTAAACTTTTAGAGAAAGCACCAAAGGGTAGATTTCAGTTTGAAGTAGGAGTTCAGACTACAAATAATGAAGTATTAAAAAATATAAATAGATTTGTAGTTTTTGAAGATATAAAAAAACAGGTCATGGAGTTAAATAAATGCGGTAATATAAAACAACATTTAGATTTAATTGCGGGACTTCCAGGGGAAGACTTTGAATCCTTTAAAAAGTCTTTTAATGATTTGTACACCATAGAGCCGGATGAAATACAACTTGGGTTCCTTAAAATATTAAAAGGGGCACCTATGAAAGATGAAGCAGAGAAATGGGGCATTGTACATTCGAACTATCCCCCTTATGAGGTGCTAAAAACTAAGGATATAAGTTACGATGAAATCATTCTTCTAAAAAGAGTTGAAGAGATGGTGGATAAATACTATAATTCTCAAAAATTTAAAACTATATTAAAATACTTTATTCCTAAATTTGAATCTGTCTTTGATTTTTATTTGTGTTTAGGCACGTTTTTTTATGATAGAGGTTATCTTAGTAGAAGTATATCTTCTGTAGATTACTATAAGATATTTATTGAATTTAATGAAGAAAAATTTAACGAAGAAAAACTTAAAGGTGAAAACTTGGCTTTAAAAGAGATTGTTAAATATGACTATCTTAAATATAACAAAAAGAAGTGGCTTCCTGATTTTCTGCTTAGAGATGTGAATAAGGAAATAGAAAGAGCAATTAAGGACAAGTTTCTACAAGACAATACTGTGCAAAATGCAAATAACATTCATGTAGAGAAATTCATGATTAATATTTTAGATTATATAGATAATAATATTATTTCTGAGGAACCTCATTATTTAATTTATAATATTAATGATGAGGATAATATTGTGGACATAACCTCCATTTTAGGCTAA
- the spoVB gene encoding stage V sporulation protein B translates to MIKDTFYRDSIILTVSNLTAGILRFMFSILLSKKLGAEGMGLYSLVMPIYDLFICLICGGMVTAISKEASAYYGINDYGNLNKSVHTALVFDFAFAIVITILVFLFSPYISTYIIKDQRTLYSLWVICPALIFVALSSIYKGYFYGISNVKVPAIIDVVEKFVRMAIILGLINFFALKNVTSTVTAAYISLSIGELISFILLFIFYEKSKNKFRNFRKKAEGRAQLLFNVLVVSLPLSLNGFLTTIISALSTLIVPRRLVYAGIEYTASLALIGKFSGMAMSIVFFPFIVVMSMATILTPDISKSVIKSDYNALESRIMEVIKISFLLGISTMIICLCTGDSLGKLFFDRYDLGIYIRLASLSSPFMYMAGSTFGILNGLGKQKTLLINSVITAILQLILLYILLGIPSINILGYGITLLITSAVSFILNIIAIKKSCYIQFSGVEITINICLSIFLYFILKILDNTIPNSMFITKNIVIIISGFSLLFFSHILTKKSKQV, encoded by the coding sequence GTGATTAAAGATACTTTCTATAGAGACTCAATAATTCTCACCGTATCAAATTTAACTGCTGGAATACTCAGGTTTATGTTTTCAATTTTACTTTCAAAAAAATTAGGGGCAGAAGGTATGGGGCTATATAGCCTTGTAATGCCTATTTACGACTTATTCATTTGCCTTATTTGTGGTGGAATGGTAACAGCTATTTCAAAGGAAGCTTCAGCCTATTACGGAATAAACGATTATGGTAATCTTAACAAATCTGTACATACTGCCTTAGTTTTTGATTTTGCCTTTGCTATAGTAATAACAATTTTGGTATTTCTTTTTTCTCCTTACATTAGTACATATATAATTAAAGATCAAAGAACACTATATTCTCTTTGGGTTATTTGTCCTGCATTAATCTTTGTTGCTCTTTCATCTATATACAAGGGTTATTTCTATGGTATTTCAAATGTTAAAGTACCTGCAATCATAGATGTAGTTGAAAAATTTGTAAGAATGGCTATAATATTGGGCCTAATAAATTTTTTCGCATTAAAAAATGTAACTTCTACTGTAACTGCTGCTTATATTTCCTTAAGTATTGGAGAACTTATAAGTTTTATTCTATTATTTATCTTCTATGAAAAAAGCAAAAATAAATTTAGAAATTTCAGAAAAAAAGCTGAAGGTAGAGCTCAGCTTTTATTTAACGTTCTTGTTGTTTCATTGCCATTAAGCTTAAATGGGTTTTTAACCACAATAATTTCAGCACTGTCCACCTTGATTGTACCCCGCAGGCTAGTTTATGCAGGTATTGAATATACTGCAAGTTTGGCCCTAATAGGTAAGTTTTCAGGTATGGCTATGAGCATTGTGTTCTTCCCATTCATTGTTGTAATGTCTATGGCAACCATACTAACGCCAGATATTTCTAAAAGTGTTATTAAAAGTGATTACAATGCACTAGAAAGTAGAATAATGGAAGTTATAAAAATTTCATTTTTACTTGGTATTTCAACTATGATAATATGTTTATGTACTGGAGACTCCCTGGGAAAACTTTTTTTCGATAGATATGATTTAGGTATCTACATACGCCTTGCTTCATTAAGTTCACCCTTCATGTACATGGCTGGTTCAACCTTTGGAATTTTGAATGGACTTGGTAAACAAAAGACTCTTTTAATAAATTCAGTAATAACAGCCATTCTCCAACTTATCTTGCTATATATATTATTGGGTATTCCAAGTATAAACATTTTAGGCTATGGCATAACCCTCCTTATAACATCCGCAGTGAGCTTTATACTGAATATTATTGCCATCAAAAAAAGCTGCTATATACAGTTTTCAGGGGTGGAAATAACAATCAATATTTGTCTTAGCATATTCTTATACTTTATATTAAAAATTCTAGATAATACTATTCCAAATTCTATGTTTATTACTAAAAACATAGTGATTATTATCTCAGGTTTCTCTCTATTATTCTTTTCTCATATCCTAACAAAAAAAAGTAAACAAGTCTAA
- a CDS encoding V-type ATP synthase subunit F, translated as MHKVGVVGDKDSILAFKALGIDVYPVIEVEEARKTIDKMALDNYAVIFVTEQIAQHLDETIKRYNAQMLPAVILIPSNQGSLNIGMQRIRDNVEKAVGVNIL; from the coding sequence ATGCATAAAGTAGGAGTAGTTGGAGATAAAGATTCAATACTTGCTTTTAAAGCTCTTGGAATTGATGTATATCCTGTTATTGAGGTTGAAGAGGCTAGAAAAACTATAGATAAAATGGCATTAGATAATTATGCAGTTATATTTGTTACAGAGCAAATAGCTCAGCATTTGGATGAAACTATTAAAAGATATAACGCACAAATGCTTCCTGCCGTTATATTAATACCAAGTAATCAAGGCTCACTAAACATAGGAATGCAAAGAATTAGAGATAATGTGGAAAAAGCGGTGGGCGTAAATATTTTATAG
- a CDS encoding V-type ATP synthase subunit K, with protein sequence MTLIEFTLKNGGYVFAALGMALAVILPGIGSAKGVGIVGEAVAGLTTEEPEKFGKGLILQLLPGTQGLYGFVIGLMVLPKLAKAMTLDMGMYLFMACLPIAFVGLYSAISQAKTAAAGIAIVAKKPEHSTKAIILAAMVETYAILAFVVSIILVSKTI encoded by the coding sequence ATGACATTGATAGAATTTACTTTAAAAAACGGTGGATATGTTTTTGCAGCACTTGGGATGGCACTTGCGGTAATTTTACCGGGAATAGGATCAGCAAAAGGTGTAGGTATAGTTGGAGAAGCGGTTGCGGGACTAACAACTGAAGAACCAGAAAAATTCGGTAAAGGTCTTATTCTTCAATTGTTACCAGGTACACAAGGGCTTTATGGTTTCGTTATAGGACTAATGGTTTTACCTAAATTAGCTAAAGCTATGACTTTAGATATGGGAATGTATTTATTTATGGCTTGTTTACCAATAGCGTTTGTAGGATTATATTCTGCAATATCTCAGGCTAAAACAGCTGCGGCAGGTATTGCAATAGTTGCTAAAAAACCAGAGCATAGCACAAAAGCTATTATACTTGCAGCAATGGTTGAAACATATGCGATTTTAGCATTCGTTGTTTCAATAATCTTAGTAAGTAAGACAATCTAA
- a CDS encoding class I SAM-dependent methyltransferase, giving the protein MKREVFINLEKEIFKGNLLDIGFSNHGIIYNICKQYIDDSNSVEYIEEKIKIDEGSYDTCVMFLTLSDMKFTQSRKKMIKDVYKFLKEDGLLYIWDIDKGFAKTFNSRINILLPDKSTKEINLTDLNLFKNSSKENTIKILQPYFEIITKKSSDNIYYMICKRRGKSKDESIISRD; this is encoded by the coding sequence TTGAAAAGGGAGGTTTTTATAAATTTAGAGAAAGAAATTTTCAAAGGGAATTTATTAGACATAGGTTTTTCTAATCATGGCATCATATACAATATATGTAAACAATATATTGATGATAGTAATAGTGTAGAGTATATAGAAGAAAAGATAAAAATAGATGAGGGGTCCTATGACACTTGTGTAATGTTTCTTACACTAAGTGATATGAAATTTACACAAAGCAGAAAAAAAATGATAAAAGATGTATATAAATTTTTGAAAGAAGATGGGTTATTATATATATGGGACATAGATAAGGGCTTTGCTAAAACTTTTAATTCTAGAATAAATATTCTGTTACCTGATAAAAGCACAAAAGAAATAAATTTAACAGACTTAAATTTATTTAAAAACAGCTCAAAAGAAAATACAATTAAGATTCTGCAGCCTTATTTTGAAATAATAACTAAGAAAAGTTCAGACAATATTTATTACATGATATGCAAAAGGAGAGGGAAATCAAAAGATGAAAGTATTATTAGTAGGGATTAA
- a CDS encoding V-type ATP synthase subunit I, translating to MAIVKMSKFTLFAFESQKETLLDSLHKFENVQFINLQKFEEEHLQSLVKDSENEKVSYLEGEQAKVKFALELLLKHTEKQGAIKSLVKGKSILNYGQLEALAKKSNYNENYKKLKEKDDYLLQMKSERSKINSEIEVLTPWIPLDAPFEDLKTLDSSIFLMGSLPKALKDTFREKFESEIPYSYLEIISEVKEAMNVILIIYKGYEDKAKEILKLYNFSNINLKYDGIPAQVVREYKARLEEISKEEERINLEIKDNCQYLEDFKIVSEYLSNKHIKASACENFLKTESVVAIEGWVPTGLASDLEKSIKAITNGDFYLELEDATSEDNDVPILLKNNSIVEPFEIIISMYSLPEYSEIDPTPVMTPFYMLFFGMMLADVGYGLVMFIGCAIALKKFNLDEGQRKFVKFFWLLSIPTAIAGVVYGSFFGDLIKFKSLINPGEDIMKLLIIAIVIGAVQIYFGLGVKGYILIKNGKPMDAIYDVLTWYAALTGAFLLIGGSSIGLSPAVINIGKWVMIVGMVALVLTQGRANKGIGAKLGGGLYGLYGISSYIGDLVSYSRLMALGLSGGFIAASFNMLIGMIPKPFNIIFGVFIFVGAQTFNLLLSALGAFVHSARLQYVEYFSKFYAGGGKAFIAFKPKNQYISVIKEKQI from the coding sequence ATGGCAATAGTTAAAATGAGTAAATTTACATTATTCGCCTTCGAATCACAAAAGGAAACATTATTAGATAGCTTGCACAAATTTGAAAATGTTCAATTTATAAATCTACAAAAGTTTGAAGAAGAACATTTACAATCTCTTGTAAAAGACTCGGAAAATGAAAAAGTTTCTTATTTAGAAGGTGAACAAGCAAAAGTGAAATTTGCTCTTGAGCTATTACTAAAGCATACTGAAAAACAAGGCGCTATAAAATCTTTAGTCAAGGGCAAAAGCATATTGAATTATGGGCAGTTGGAAGCGCTAGCTAAGAAATCAAACTATAATGAAAACTATAAGAAGCTAAAAGAAAAAGATGATTATTTACTACAAATGAAAAGTGAAAGATCAAAAATCAATTCTGAAATAGAAGTATTAACGCCTTGGATACCACTGGATGCACCTTTTGAAGATTTAAAAACATTAGATTCTTCCATATTTCTAATGGGGTCATTGCCAAAAGCACTTAAAGATACTTTCAGAGAAAAATTTGAAAGTGAAATTCCATATTCATATTTAGAAATTATTAGTGAAGTAAAAGAGGCTATGAATGTAATTCTTATAATCTATAAAGGTTATGAAGATAAAGCTAAAGAAATACTTAAACTTTATAATTTCAGTAATATTAATTTAAAATATGATGGAATTCCAGCACAGGTGGTACGCGAATATAAGGCAAGATTAGAAGAGATATCAAAGGAAGAAGAAAGAATAAATTTGGAAATAAAAGATAACTGTCAGTATTTAGAGGATTTTAAAATAGTATCTGAATACTTATCCAATAAACATATAAAAGCATCAGCTTGTGAAAATTTCTTAAAGACAGAAAGTGTAGTTGCAATAGAGGGATGGGTACCAACAGGACTCGCAAGTGATTTAGAAAAGTCTATAAAGGCTATAACTAATGGGGATTTTTATTTGGAGCTAGAAGATGCTACAAGTGAAGATAATGACGTGCCTATACTCTTAAAGAATAATTCAATTGTAGAACCTTTTGAGATAATAATATCAATGTATAGTTTACCTGAATATTCAGAGATAGATCCAACACCCGTAATGACACCATTTTATATGTTGTTCTTTGGGATGATGTTGGCTGATGTTGGATATGGGTTAGTAATGTTTATAGGTTGCGCAATTGCATTAAAGAAATTTAACCTAGATGAAGGTCAGAGAAAGTTTGTTAAGTTTTTCTGGTTATTAAGTATACCAACAGCAATAGCAGGAGTTGTTTACGGGAGTTTCTTTGGAGATTTAATTAAATTTAAAAGTTTAATTAATCCTGGAGAAGATATAATGAAATTACTTATTATAGCTATAGTAATAGGTGCGGTACAAATTTATTTTGGTCTTGGAGTTAAAGGATATATACTAATAAAAAATGGTAAACCAATGGATGCTATTTATGATGTTTTAACATGGTACGCAGCATTAACTGGAGCATTTTTATTAATAGGCGGATCATCTATAGGACTTAGCCCTGCTGTTATCAATATAGGTAAATGGGTTATGATTGTAGGAATGGTTGCACTAGTATTAACCCAAGGAAGAGCAAATAAAGGAATAGGTGCAAAGCTTGGTGGAGGACTATACGGGTTATATGGTATATCAAGCTATATAGGGGACTTGGTTTCATATTCAAGACTTATGGCGCTAGGACTTTCTGGGGGATTTATAGCAGCTTCCTTTAATATGCTTATAGGAATGATACCAAAACCATTTAATATTATTTTTGGAGTATTTATATTTGTGGGCGCACAAACATTTAACCTATTGTTAAGTGCTTTAGGAGCTTTTGTCCATAGTGCAAGACTTCAATATGTGGAGTATTTTAGTAAATTTTATGCAGGTGGAGGGAAAGCCTTCATAGCATTTAAACCAAAAAATCAATATATTAGTGTAATAAAAGAAAAGCAAATATAA
- a CDS encoding V-type ATP synthase subunit C, whose amino-acid sequence MDNMNFTQAVARLRVLETRLLGKVKIDRMIDSTSAEEVLKILQETEYASLMGTVKRPEDYNLLLKEELNRVYSLMYNVSPDTDIVDILSLKYDYHNIKVMLKGRALDKDLSHMLIPVGTVDIEKLKVYMITEDYRELNPSMRDAILKASEVYHELKDPQKIDIIVDQYMYTDMLARAKETKNNFIIDYVVRSIDFSNIKSVIRLKKQEKDLKFLKEVILPGGAVAMDILIRAFDEPIENMAAKFASSKYGEVIKQGIDDYIKTGKLSLLEKFSENYIMKSLKTAKYVTFGPEPIFAYIAAKETEIKIIRIIMVGKLNNVDTAVIRERVREVYA is encoded by the coding sequence ATGGATAATATGAATTTTACACAAGCTGTGGCTAGGCTAAGAGTACTAGAAACAAGACTCCTGGGTAAAGTAAAGATCGATAGAATGATTGATAGTACCTCTGCGGAAGAAGTGCTTAAAATCTTGCAGGAAACTGAATATGCAAGTTTGATGGGAACTGTAAAAAGACCAGAGGACTACAATTTATTACTTAAAGAGGAGTTAAACAGAGTATATTCGCTTATGTATAATGTTTCTCCAGATACCGATATAGTAGATATTTTGAGTTTGAAATATGATTATCATAATATTAAGGTAATGTTAAAAGGCAGAGCACTAGACAAGGATCTTTCTCATATGTTAATTCCTGTAGGTACTGTGGATATAGAAAAATTAAAGGTCTACATGATAACAGAGGATTATAGAGAATTAAACCCTAGTATGAGGGATGCTATACTTAAGGCGAGCGAGGTCTACCATGAACTTAAAGATCCTCAAAAAATAGATATTATAGTAGATCAATATATGTATACGGATATGTTAGCTAGGGCAAAAGAAACAAAAAATAATTTTATAATTGATTATGTTGTGAGAAGTATAGATTTTTCTAATATAAAGTCAGTTATTAGATTGAAGAAACAAGAAAAAGATTTAAAATTTTTAAAAGAGGTTATACTTCCCGGTGGAGCTGTGGCTATGGATATTTTAATAAGAGCCTTTGATGAGCCTATTGAAAATATGGCAGCTAAATTTGCATCATCAAAGTATGGGGAAGTTATAAAGCAAGGCATCGATGATTATATCAAAACTGGAAAACTTTCTCTTCTTGAAAAGTTTTCAGAAAATTATATTATGAAAAGTTTAAAAACTGCTAAATATGTAACCTTTGGACCTGAGCCAATATTTGCTTATATAGCAGCAAAGGAAACAGAAATTAAAATAATAAGAATAATAATGGTTGGAAAATTAAATAACGTTGATACAGCGGTTATAAGAGAAAGGGTGCGTGAGGTTTATGCATAA